aagtaatatgtataattaattgtaaataaataaataaaaaaaataaaaaaatttaacaccaacctccgacgtttcaaggaagAATTTTAAGTACGATTTTTTAAGCTTATACAGAACCCAAAACACTAAAAAAGCCTTAATTTAATCTTACTTAATTAAACCTTAATTTAGCCTGAAATTTTCCAACATACATTATGAACAATACAATAATCACTCGAATCGACCGATCAAAGCGCGGGTCGTGACCGTAATGGCCACGTGTGCATACGCGTTGGAGTGTTTTTGATACATAATGCAAAAAGGGCATCTATGTAAATATGCATAATATATTGCCTGTTATAAAAATAACACCGTATTGCATAATAATTACTACTCATattcatataattaaaattaagggATAAGTACACAACAGACGCTAAAAGCGTCCATGAACGTGGAACCTCGGAACTGCGACTCGGTGTGTCGCGACTTGCCACCCGGTGACACGCAGCCAGTGTGTATGATGGCCAGCCGATACAAAAAAGGGTACCTGTATTTCGCAAATCATTGCCAAGCGAGACTCGCCATGTGTATAGAGAATTTTGGTAAAGTATTTTGATTTAGCCTCTACCGGTAAGGTAGTTCTATGAATTCAGCAGACGTGcaatccactaggtttcccaaaatgtcctatgtagtttgtatgaaaccttccttttttgttaccagatttatatacattttcggtaaaaataaaaaggaaagttttcggaaacctagtggatcttgctcagcatcatggactctatcagcctaccaatttttatcaaaatcggagacgtgatccaaatgtacaaacttaacgggaattgctcagaCCCACCTTAGCTATATTGATTGAAATATCCTACAGAACATACCTATAAAATATTTACTACACTATTAATCATGCTGCTTAGTTCATCTAGCGGGCAGACAAACAATTCTCAGTTAAATTTAATTCATAAATGAAATATCAGTAGGTATACCAATAAGTATAAAGTAAGATatcaaacaataataattaacattaattaattttacagttttaaatatGGTTCATTGGAGAAGATGTCAAAGATACGGACTACATTTAATGCCAAATCCCTCTTACGTATATACTGCGAAGTACGAATAAGTAAAAcggaatatatatatttaaaaatacatgttttatttattttatttgtgtttgttGTGTTTccattcacaaaaataaactaGGCAAAAtttatggactaagagcccagagccgtcagaccttcctcattttctcattgatgaaactttgggactatgtagagttcgtatcgacgtttaatgtctgcatattaccaaagaggatcaagtattatagagagttactgtcaaagtaaaatgtgtaatcacagtacatagactgccatctctcgacacaaacttaaaacttttgaacctctattttgacaatttggcccatattcttagcttgatatgtgttataatgtcaaatattaatattattaagcgtcatctagctgagcgtcccccaaaggtgtatcgccatcaaggtcaccgtacctttttctgtatggttttgaggtacgttttttttttagactttatctgtctatacggagttacgtctttgatattacctagttcggtcCGTCGGTCACTTTTTTGCTATAAAAATATAGAATATTTTCTtatatatgtcaccgtaaaatttaaaaaaccgttagtttataatttcactagcgagattattagtgtgtgtgtggattgagtgagcaccttccgaaaataaaaaaaaatatgctgatcatttagtaaaagttctaaaacaattgtaaaacgaatctctgaatttgtaaaaagataaatcaaaagatacagccattaacaggtgctcactcagttctcacaaactaccaacgaaaacagtgaatatattcatttaacatataatatttatatactaacatttagtaaaaaataggccaacctacctctataaatattagatcacctagtgacgtattaaattttttacaaatagtttcttatgctcactcaatccacacacttttgaaaagccgaattttgatgaaaaacataagatttagaccgctattatatgtgtatagtttagtaaaagtgaaatgggaatttgtaaaatacaaaacgaaccactaacgtgtcaggtttttttataataaatttttgtaagtgctcactcagtccacacgttttgagaaagttaaaaatgtaaatatcttacgatttgtagcacctaagacactcgaaagtacttcaacatttagtaaaaatttttactaaatatccaccatctaatattttatattcgttgtctggttttaaagatattcagacataacttttctcatacaaatgtatcaagtagggtgaccacactatatcggctcctgattttccccaccttcccattgtcatattgagcttggggagtttcgttcaattttgataatagtttaccggatttgtaagtgggagcgagaaaagaataactatttctcgctcccacttacaaatccggtacgctcatctgttagcgcgattagattaccaggttctggtttcttactagtgaagtattatattctttgtttcttaccaattattattcatgtcctttttaatgcatgcatgtcgatatggttattatcctgacgtcgataaaaattacacaatacacatcatcactaggccaagaacataacctaaaaacagtttgcagatggagaattaatatggtattagtttaatattatcaaaattgaacgaacgaaactccccaatctcaatatgacaatgggaaggtggggaaaatcagg
This genomic stretch from Leguminivora glycinivorella isolate SPB_JAAS2020 chromosome Z, LegGlyc_1.1, whole genome shotgun sequence harbors:
- the LOC125240550 gene encoding uncharacterized protein LOC125240550 isoform X1 — protein: MLSSVMILCFLCARISTQQTLKASMNVEPRNCDSVCRDLPPGDTQPVCMMASRYKKGYLYFANHCQARLAMCIENFVLNMVHWRRCQRYGLHLMPNPSYVYTAKYE
- the LOC125240550 gene encoding uncharacterized protein LOC125240550 isoform X2 — protein: MFRISTQQTLKASMNVEPRNCDSVCRDLPPGDTQPVCMMASRYKKGYLYFANHCQARLAMCIENFVLNMVHWRRCQRYGLHLMPNPSYVYTAKYE